One window of Pseudacidobacterium ailaaui genomic DNA carries:
- a CDS encoding energy transducer TonB, whose translation MKSQKHSKSALGILWRLALTFAFLLWALPGHSEERRVEKRVPPVYPEIAKRMRIGGIVHVEATVSPDGSVTAVKAVSGNKMLSPAAEEAVKRWKFAPGDGPATVGVDINFELN comes from the coding sequence ATGAAATCTCAAAAACACAGTAAATCTGCTCTTGGAATCTTGTGGCGATTGGCGCTGACCTTCGCCTTTCTGTTATGGGCACTTCCTGGCCACAGCGAAGAACGCCGCGTAGAAAAGCGCGTTCCGCCAGTGTATCCGGAGATAGCCAAGCGTATGCGAATTGGTGGCATTGTACATGTGGAGGCCACAGTCTCCCCTGACGGCAGTGTTACCGCAGTCAAAGCGGTATCAGGAAACAAGATGCTGTCCCCGGCTGCGGAAGAGGCCGTCAAGCGCTGGAAGTTTGCCCCGGGAGATGGACCGGCCACGGTTGGCGTGGACATCAATTTTGAACTGAACTAG
- a CDS encoding class IV adenylate cyclase: MSAVEIEVKFRVADAAALEQKLFSLGFRQITPRTFERNVLFDTSDRALRAKQSILRLRRYGKQWIVTHKCLPPGHEHNSRHKHRVETETEVKDGEAMATIFAELGYKPAFTYEKWRTEYADSIGHCVLDETPIGLFAELEGPDEWIDAIAKKLGLSPSEMLTLSYGRLFEEWRARTGMEATDLTFEAVGAAR; this comes from the coding sequence ATGAGTGCCGTCGAAATCGAAGTGAAGTTTCGGGTTGCAGACGCTGCGGCCCTTGAGCAGAAGCTATTTTCTCTGGGCTTCCGTCAGATTACGCCGCGTACCTTTGAGAGAAACGTTTTGTTTGACACTTCCGACCGCGCACTTCGCGCCAAACAATCCATCCTGCGCCTGCGCCGCTATGGCAAGCAGTGGATTGTCACCCACAAATGCCTGCCACCCGGTCACGAGCACAATTCCCGGCACAAGCATCGCGTGGAAACAGAAACGGAGGTGAAAGACGGGGAGGCCATGGCCACAATCTTTGCGGAGCTTGGCTACAAGCCAGCTTTTACCTATGAGAAATGGCGTACCGAATATGCAGATTCCATCGGTCATTGTGTTCTCGACGAAACTCCGATTGGTCTGTTTGCAGAGCTGGAAGGGCCTGATGAATGGATTGATGCCATCGCAAAAAAACTTGGGCTTTCCCCTTCTGAAATGCTGACGCTGAGCTATGGACGGCTTTTTGAGGAATGGCGCGCCCGGACTGGCATGGAAGCAACCGACCTGACCTTTGAAGCCGTTGGCGCGGCCCGCTGA